DNA from Synechococcus sp. CBW1108:
TGCCCAAGGCTGTGTGTGACGCCCTGGGTCTGCCAAGGCTCAGAGCGTTGGTTGCGGCCGCAGCCCCTGCGGGGCTTGGCGGGCTTGGATCCTCGCTGGCGGCTCATGGGGAAGTCCTCAATTCTGTACGGTCCGTACAGAATCTTGAACGTTGCCGAATTGGGAGCAGCTAATCAGGCTTTCTCCGTCAGCCAGTGCTTTGATTCATCTGCAGCAGCTCGACCGTCACCCGGTGATGGGCGGCGGCGGCGCACATGGCTTGATCGAAACTGACCAGACAGCTTTCAAGCGCTGGCACAGGGCAATATGCAGGGCATCTCCGGCCCGTAAGGGGGGGGCATCAGTAAGACAGAGCCGAGCCGCAACGTCAAAGTCCGCAACGTCAAAGTCTGCCGCCACCGCAGCCTGCACAACCAATCGCCTCTCGCGTAGCTCCTGACTCTCTTCCACAATATGAAGCTACCAGATTTTCCAAATCCATGCATGTGCATCGGGGGTCTGCCAAGCCGAACCTATACCGATTCAACCTGCCTGGCAGCGTTGCTACTGATTGTCGATAACCAGAGAAAGTTAGAACAGCAAAATGGCGCGCAATCCCCAAGGCCAATTGACACATTCTTTTCTGAGCCGCTCCTTGAGGTGATGGAGGAAAGATTTATCCATCATCATCACAACCCGAAGCTTGCACAAGTACTTGTGCAAATTGAGGTTAAGACATTCATTGTGCTGCCAAGTCCCGGCGCCGTATTCGCCAATGTTTTCTTTTCCGGCGTCAAAGAAGAGGCAAAGGTAGCACAGTTGATCAATATTTATAGCGATTGGCTTGTCGTCCTGCCAAGTGCGCAGGAGTCCCCAAACGCCATCGTGGTCCACGCCGACCAAGTGGCAGCTGACCCAGTAATTATTGCCAAAGCTCTCTCGCGATTCGGTTTGATCGGCGGTTGCATCACAGAGCAGGAGGTGAGGACGCTATTCGAGCAAGCGATCACAATGACGCCGTATATCAGCGAGGCCAAGTATGGAAAAGGGTACGACCCATTCGGCGCCATTAGGGAACCCAGCGAGCTTGATGGCATTGGTGAAAAATTCTTGCTCCGTTACAAAGGCGGCGCCGAACTCATTGAGAGTTATATGGATATTTCCAAGGACATCGGTTTGATCTAGATCTTACGGGTAATCAGCAGAGTGGAAGAGCCGACGGCCTGGCGGGCAGGGCGGCCGGCTCAGGTTTGGGGAGCTCTGGGGTTGCAGCACGTTGGGAGCAGGGGGAAGTTCCTTCGAAGAGCTCCTCGGCCCGGGCATCAAATGCTTTTGACCGTACAGTGTACGTACGTCACCGGTCTCGTCTGATGGCAACGGCCAAGCAGCCCGCCAAAACCAGTCGTATTGAGCTGCGGGCATCGGACGGCGACCGTGAGTTGCTGGATCGTGCCGCAGCTGTCATCGGCACCGACCGAAGCTCTTTCCTCTTGAACCAGGGACGACTCGCCGCCCAGCGCGTGCTGGCCAATCGTGAGCAGTTTGTGCTGGATCAGCTTGGGCTGGAGGAGTGGGAGCGCATCAACAACCTCCCCGCTCGCAACCTGCCCGGTCTTATTTGTCTGCTCCAGCGGCCATCGCCGTTTCAGCCGCAGGCATGACCGCGTTTAACCCACCTGTCCAGCTGGCAGCCAACCACCAGCTGGATGGTTTTCGTTGCCGCTCGCCTGAGCAGACCAACTGGTTGGTTGCGATGGCCAGACAAGCTCACGGATCGGGAACCACGCGCGTTTTTGTGGTGTCAGAGGTCGATCAGCCGGTTGTTGTTGCCTTTTACGCGTGGTGCATGGCCAGCGTGGCTATCGCCGATCTGCCCGAGCGCCTCCGCCGTGGAGCCTGTCGCTATCCCCAGCCTGTTGCTTTGCTTGCTCGCCTTGGGGTTGACCAGCGCTATGAAGGTCGAGGCCTCGGTGCAGCGCTGCTCGCTGATGTGATATCACGGGTCGCGGGCTTGAGTGAAGCCATTGGTTGCCGTGGCTTGCTGGTGCATGCCGAATCAGAGCAGGCCCGAGCTTTCTACGGGCATCTGATTCCTGAGTGGGAGCTTTCACCAACGGATCCCATGCACCTCGTTCTGCTCCTGAAGGACATTCGCCATACCCTCAACAGCTTGCGCTGAATCGAGACAGCAGCTAATCAGGCGTTCTCCGCCAGTCAGTTCGTCACAGATGCCGATGCCGATTACGCGGCCCTTGCCCATCGGCGCGGGGCAAGCAGGCTGGAGACGCGTCTGTCAGCCGATCAGTTGCAGAGGTAAGTCCAGGGCTTGGGCACACTGGCCCAAACCACGGTCGGTACTGGCCAGGGTGAGTTTGTGGCGCTTGGCCAGGGCGAGATGCAGGGCGTCGCCGGAGCGAAGCGGCAGATCTTGGCTCTGCTGGAGCCACTGGCGGGCCTGCAGAAAGTCGCTGCCACGCGGCTCCAGCAAGCGCAGCCGCTCCTGGCGGAAACACTCAAACTCGCTCTCGATCCATCGGGCCCGTTCAGCCGTGAGCTGGCCACGACGCACACATGTCGCCACCACACCAGCAAACTCCAGCAACACCCAGTGGCTGATCCAAAGTTCCGTGCCATCGCGGCTGAGCAGCCACGTCTCGGAGGCGTCAAAGCCGCTGTCGCCCAGGAAGAGCGACAACAACACGCAGCTATCCAGATAAACCGGGCCAGCCTGCTCACCTGCCGTGGCAGTCATGGCTCGTCGCGCAATTCACGCACCAACTCCACGGCACTGGCTTCCATGGGTGGGGCTTCCGCGTGCAACCGCCGCAGACGTTGCACCCAGGCACTGGCGCCAGGCTCACGGGCATAGCCGTGATCGCGCACCAATCGAGCCACCACCTGCCCCCGCCGCGTGATCACCACCTCGTCTCCAGCCTCGACGGCGTCGAGCAATGCCGACAACTGGGCCTTGGCCTCCGCCAAACCAACCGTTTTCATGACCAGAATCGACAGCAAAATGACCAGATGACCTTCTGGTCACCAAGAATCTAGGCCGAACCAGGGAGCAGGGAGCTCTTCAGGGCGGACAGCTGAGGCCACTCGCCGCATCCCATCCGCCAGCGCCACCTTCAGGCGGTAGCTCCCTGGGGCGCCGGCGCCGGCTGGAACATGAACATCGAATAGATCACGTTGCGGCGCATCTGGGTCATCATCTCCAGGAACATGTCGTAGCCCTCGTTTTTGTATTCGATCAGCGGATCCTTCTGGCCATAGCCGCGCAGGCCCACCGATTCCCGCAGGGCGTCCATTGCCTGCAGGTGCTCACGCCAGAGGGTGTCGATTTGCTGGAGGATGAAGTAGCGCTCCGCTTCGCGCATCAGCCCCGGCCGCTGCTGCCCAACCTGGCCCTCCTTGATGTCGTAGGCATTGCGCAGCTGCTCCTGCAGGAAGGCCTTGAGCTCTTCCACCCCCAGGCCCTGTAGCTGGTCGGGGGTGAGATCCTCCAACAGGTAGATGAACTCCTTGGTTTTTTCCACCAGCCGGCTGAGATCCCACTCCTCTGGTGGCAGCTCTGGATTCACATATGCCTCCACAATGTCTTCTACCGTGCGCTCGCCATAGCCGATCACCTGGGCCTTGAGCTCCCGCCCTTCCAGCACGCGGCGGCGCTCCGTATAAACCGCTTTGCGCTGGTTGTTCATCACCTCGTCGTATTCAAACACCTGCTTACGGATGTCGTAGTAATAGGTTTCCACCTTCTTCTGGGCCCCTTCCAGCGAGCGGGTGAGCATGCCCGACTCGATCGGCATGTCCTCCTCCACCCGGAACGCATTCATCAGCCCGGCGACGCGATCGCCGCCGAAGATACGCAGCAGGTTGTCTTCCAGCGACAGGAAGAAGCGGGTGGAGCCCGGGTCGCCCTGGCGGCCGGCGCGGCCGCGCAGCTGGTTGTCCACCCGGCGGGATTCATGCCGCTCGGTGCCGATCACATGCAGGCCGCCGGCTTCGCGCACCTGCTGCTCGTCCTGCTTGACCACGCTGTCGTATTCGCCCTTGACCTCGGCGATCAGTTCCCGCAAGGCCTGGATCTGGCCATCGTCGCTGGGGGCCTTCTCGGCCGCCTGGGCGATGCGGTCTTCCAGTTCCAGCACCGTGAGCTGGCGATCGCCCCAGGCCGCCACCAGCTGCTTGCTGAGCTCGGTGAGGGCCAGTTCAGTTGCCTGCGAGAGGCTGCAGGGGTAGAGGCTGCCCAGGCTGCGGGCTTCGCGGGCGGCCTTCGCCGAGGGGATTGGCCGGTGCTCGTTTTCAGGTCGCACCAGCTTGGGCAGCAGCACTTCGCGCAGCTTGAGCCGGGCCATGTAGTCGCTGTTGCCCCCCAGGATGATGTCGGTGCCGCGACCGGCCATGTTGGTGGCGATGGTCACGGCGCCGGAGCGGCCAGCCTGGGCCACGATTTCGGCCTCCCGCTCCACGTTTTCGGGCTTGGCATTGAGCAGGTTGTGGGGGATCTCCTGCTCCGCCAGCAGGGCGCTGAGCAGCTCGGATTTCTCCACGCTGGTGGTGCCCACCAGCACCGGCCGGCCGCCCTTGTGTACCTCGGCGGTTTCCAGCGCCACGGCGCGCCACTTGGCCGTTTCGGTTTTGTATACCTGATCAGTCCAGTCCGAGCGGGAGCGGCTGCGGTTGGTGGGCACGATTGTGACTTCGAGTTTATAGGTTTTCTCGAATTCCACTTCTTCTGTTTTGGCGGTGCCGGTCATGCCGGCCAGGCGCGGGTAGAGCAGGAAGAAGTTCTGGTAGGTGATTGAGGCGAGGGTTTGGGTTTCGGGCTGGATCTCCAGCTCTTCTTTGGCCTCGATCGCCTGGTGCAGGCCGTCACTCCAGCGGCGACCTGGCATCACCCGGCCGGTGAATTCATCGACGATGACCGCATCGCCATTGCGCACGATGTAGTTGACGTCCTTGGCGAACATCTCCTTGGCTTTGAGGGCATTGCCGATGAAGTGGGCCCAGGGATCTTCCGGGTTGAACAGATCGCTCACCCCCAGCAGTTGTTCGGCCTTGGCATAGCCTTCGTCGGTGAGGGTCACGTTGCGCTGCTTCTCATCGACTTCGTAGTCGCCCTCGGGATCGATGCCGTCCTTACCCATTTCGGCGGCGCGCTCGAGCAGGGCGGCCACCTCGGCAGCGCGCCGATATTTCTCCTGGGGGCGCTCGATCTGGCCGGAGATGATCAGGGGGGTGCGGGCCTCATCGATCAGGATCGAGTCCACCTCGTCGATCACGCAGAAGTTGGGCGAGCGCTGCACCACTTCGGCGATGTCGCTGGCCATGTTGTCGCGCAGGTAGTCGAAGCCCAGCTCGCTGTTGGTGGCATAGGTGATGTCGCAGGCGTAGTTGGCCCTGCGGGTAGCGGGCGTCATGTCCTGCTGGATCAGGCCCACCGAGAGGCCCAGGAAGCGGTGCACCTGGCCCATCCACTCGGCGTCGCGCCGGGCCAGGTAGTCGTTCACGGTCACCACGTGCACGCCCCGGCCGGTGAGGGCGTTGAGGTAGGCCGGCAGGGTGGCCACCAGGGTTTTGCCCTCGCCGGTTTTCATCTCGGCGATCTGACCGTTGTGCAGCACCATGCCGCCGATCAGCTGCACATCGAAGTGGCGCATGCCCAGCACTCGCTTGCCCGCCTCGCGCACCACCGCAAAGGCCTGGGGCAGCAGCTCATCGAGCAGGGCCCGCTCCTTGGCCGCATGGCCGGCCACCTGCTCCAGCTTCTGGCGGAATTCAGCGGTGAGTCCCCGCAGCTCGTCGTCTGAGAGGGGGGCGATCTCCTCCTCTAGCAGGTTGATGTCGGAAACGATCGGCTGGTAGCGCTTCAGCTTGCGGGCATTGGGATCACCCAGCAGGAGCTTGAGCATTGATGCGGACTGGCCAGCACAACCGTCATATTACCGGGCGGCTACCACAGCCGCGAAGTTTTGCCGCTGCGGCGCATGCCGATGGCGGCTAGCTATCCACCAGCTTCTGGCGCAGCAGATCGCGGAGTGGTGCGGGCAGGGGTGGGTTCCATCTTGGCCGAAATATGGGTATGGGTAGAATTAGGGTTGATTTCTACCCGGTTCCCTGAGGGGGCGTGAGTGGCGATGGGCATGAACATCAAGGATCCGCAGGTGCACGCCATGGCCCGTGAGCTGGCGGCCCGCCGTTCCACCACCGTCACCGATGCCGTGCGCCAAGCCCTGCGGGCGGAGTTGGCCCGCTCCTCCAGTCCTGAGGCCCCCCGTGCCGTTGAGGCTAAAAAAGCAGCGGTTCGGGCCATCTGTGCGCGCTTCAGTGCTCGGCCTGAGTGGCAAGGCCGCACTAGTAAGGAGCTTCAGGACGCCCTTTACGACGATCGGGGCTTGCCGAAATGAGGAAGCTGGTGATGGAACTCGTGATCGACCCCTCGGCTCTGATGGCCCTGCTGCTGCAGGAGGCAGAGGCAGAATCGCTGCTTGAAGTGGCGGCTGAGGCTTCGGTTGTGCATCTCAGCGCGGCGTCGCGCGTCGAGCTCGGCTTGGTTTCCGAGTGTTCGCGCCATGGGATTGCAGACAGTGAGGTCGAACAGTTGCTCTTCTCCCTGGGCGTCCAAGTCGTGCCGTTTGATCAACACCATCTCCACTGGGCCCTCCACGGCTGGCGCCACTACGGCAAGGGTCGCCATCGGGCGGGCCTCAACCTGGGCGATTGCTTCAGTTATGGCCTGGCCATGGCCCTCGACCTGCCGCTGCTGTTCAAGGGCGACGACTTTGCCCGCACTGAAGTGAAGGTCGCCCTCAGCTGGTGATGCCAGGGTTGTCGCCGAGGAACTCCAGGATTTCGCGGTCTTTGAGGTTTTGGGCGGCTCCGGTGCAGGCTTCCAGCACGGGTCGCCCGGCCGCCAGCTCCCGCAGGCAGGCCTGGGTGCGGGTCAGCTCGGTTTCCAGCACGTCGATGCGCTCCATCAGGTTGCGGATCACATTCGCTTCCGTGTCTGGCAGGGCTGAGTGGGCCAGGGGGTCGATGCGCACGCCGCTCTGGTGGATCACCCGGCCGGGGATGCCCACCACCGTGCTGTTGGCCGCCACGTCGCGCAGCAGCACCGAGCCGGCGCCGATGCGGGTGTTGGTGCCCACGGTGATCGCCCCCAGCACCTTGGCGCCGGCCCCCACCACCACGTTCTCCTCCAGGCTGGGGTGGCGCTTGCCGTGGGCCTTGCCGGTCCCTCCCAGGGTAACGCCCTGATACAGGAGGCAGCGGTTGCCAATCACCGCCGTTTCACCCACCACCACTCCCATGCCGTGGTCGATGAACACGCCATGGCCGATCCGGGCCCCCGGGTGGATCTCAATGCCTGTCACCAGGCGCCCCAGCTGGCTGAGCAGCCGCGCCATCAAGGGCAGCAGCGGCAGGTGGCTGCCCCACAGCCAATGGCTGAAGCGATGCAGCGTCAGGGCGTGCAGGCCCGGGTAGCAGAGCAGAATTTCCAGCGTGCCGCGGGCCGCCGGATCGCGCTGTTTGATGATCGCCAGGTCGGCCTGCAGTGCCTTGAGCATGGCGCCATCCTGCCGGAGTCGGTGGGGGTTTGACCGTGGGGCACCCCTTCGGGCATGATCAACCCGTCGACCCGTTCGACGGTTGCGGATGTAGCTCAGTGGTAGAGCATCTCCTTGCCAAGGAGAGGGTCGAGAGTTCGAATCTCTTCATCCGCTTGATCTAGGCCAGTTGATTCAGGCCAGCAGTCCTATTTCCTTGCGCAGGGAATCGATGGTGGCGCTGCCCAGGTAGCTCTGGGCGCAGTGAACAATGGGCATCCGAATCAGCTGGGCCCGGTTTTGGCGCAGGCTCTGCTCCACCAGCGGCAGGCTGGGCCGATCGCAGAGCACGTGGCTGGCGGCCCGTAGCAGGGCGAGCAGGCGACTGCCCGTGTCGGGGTTGGCGGTCATCACCAGCAGGTCATTGCCGCGCATGCTGTGCAGGATCACCTCGGCGGCGCGCAGGATGCCCGGGCTGATGCTCACCAGGCCCACGCAGCTGCCCTGGCGCAGCTCCTTGAGCAGGTCGAGTTCCTGGCGGAAATCGTTGAGATCCACCGCTACGGCCCGCACCCCATGGAGCTTGGCGATCGCCTCAACCGGTTGGAGGAAGTAGCGGCTGGTCACCACCGTGCCGTTGTTGGATTCGGTCAACACGGCCGCCAGCTCCTCCATCGGCACCACCTCCACGGGCACCTCCAGGTTGGGAGTGAGCTCCTCGGCGATCAGGTGGGAGGCGCCCAGGTCTTCCTGGGGGGTGCTGACCAGCACCCGGGCGCCGCAGCGCAGCCGCCAGTCAATCTCGCGGGTGAGCAGATCGCGGGTCTGTTGCAGGGTGCAGCCGCCATTGAGCAGTTCGTCGACGCTCTGGCGCACCTGGCGGTCGATATCGGGTAGGGCCCGGCCGCGGGGCCCTACCAGGGGCTTGATCTCCCGGGGTTTCTGCTGGTCGCGCACGTAGATGCCCGAGCCTGCCATCGCTTCCACCACGCCGTCGTTTTCCAGCTGGCGGTAGACCTTGCTGATCGTGTTGCGGTGCAGGCCTGTCTGCATGGCCAGCTGCCGCGTGCTTGGCAATCGATGCCCCGGTGGGTAGTGGCGAGCCGCAATGGCGAAGCAGATCTGGTTGTAGAGCTGCGTTGATGCCGGAATATCGCTTTCCTGCTGAATGTGAAATCGCACGCCGGGGTTCAGCCAATTGGGCTACTGGCCACCTTACGGAGCCCCAGTCCAGGGGACAATGCCTTCTTTGGCATACGCGCGTGTGCCGGTTTGCTTCTGGTCGGCCGGTTGTGCCTGGGGCGCGGTGGCAGTGGCAGTCGCGGTGTGTGGCGCGACGCTCTAGGTAATTGTACAGCTGTACAAACTCCCTAACACTCCCCACAGCCCGACGTTCGACCTCCCATATCCAAATCCACTGCAGCTCTCCAAAGCCCCCAAAGCCCTCAAGGCCTGTTGAGGCCGGTTGGCAGCACCTCTCTCTCCCCAGCTGCGCGCCTGGCGGGGCACGGTTACGCGGCCCTGGCGATCTTCTGCTGCACCGCCCCTGCGCATTGGCGAGGGAGCTGTTTGCCCAAGCGCTCTAGGCGGGCAACTTCAGCCCGCAGCCTGCTTCAGCCCGCAGCCTTCGGGGCGGCGGTTTTGCGGGGGCTGAGGAACATGATCATGTTGCGACCTTCCCGTTTGGGGGGCTGCTGCACCTCAGCGTTGTTTTCCAGATCTTTGGCCATCCGCATCAGCAACACCTCGGCCAGGGCGGTGTGCTGGATTTCGCGGCCGCGGAAAATCACGGTGCACTTGACCTTGTCGCCGTCCTTGAGAAAGCGCTGGGCCTGACCGATTCGCACCTGGTAGTCGTGGGAGTCGATCTTGTAGCGCATCTTCACTTCTTTGACTTCGGTTTGGTGTGACTTCTTCTTGGCCTCCTTGGCCTTTTTTTCCTGCTCAAACTTAAATTTGCCGTAATCCATGATCCGGCACACCGGCGGATCTGCCTTCTCGCTCACCAGCACCAGATCCAGCTCCCGGTCTTTTGCCACCTCCAGGGCCGCTTCGCGGCTGATCACCCCCAGTTGACTGCCATCCGCGTCAACCACCCTCAGGTTGGGGTAGCTGATGCGATCGTTGATATTGGGCAGCTCCCGCACGGGAGCACGGCGGTCAAAACGGGGACGTGGAGGCATTCAGGGGTGTGAAGGATCGCGAAATCGCTAACGCTTCACCCTAGACCGCGCTCGACCTCCTGCAGGGCTTGTTTGAGCAGGGCTGCCTCACCCTCACCCTCAGCCTCACCCTCCCCCCCCAGCCAGCAGGGCCGGTGGCGGCGGCGGAACCAGGTGCGCTGTCTTTTGGCGAATTGGCGGGTGCGCAGCTGGGTGAGGGCTCCGGCCTCCGCTGCGGTGAGAGTGCCCGCCAGGAGCTGGCGGGCCTCGGCGTAGCCGATCGTGTCGAGGAGGGGCAGCTCCGGCCCGTAGCGCCCGATCAGGGCTTCGGTTTCAGCCACCAATCCCTGCCCGTATAGGGCCCTGGTGCGCTCGGCGATGCGGGCCTCCAGGTTGGCTGGGTTCAGGCCCAGCTCGAGCAGCCGCCAGGGCGGCGGCGTGGCCCCCTGCTGCTCGGAAAGGGGCCTGCCCGTGGCATAGAGCACCTCCAGGGCCCGCTGGGTGCGCACCGCATCGGTGGCCGCGATGCGACCGGCGGCCACCGGGTCGCCCTGGCGCAGCAGCTGGTGGCAGAGGGGCTGGCCGAGGGCTGCCAGCTGGGCGCGCAGCTGGGGTTGGGGCGGTACGGCGGGGGGATTCATACCCTGGGTGATTGCCTGCAGGTAGAGGCCGCTGCCCCCCGCCAAGAGCGCCAGGGGCTTGCGGGCCAGTTCGGCGTTGAGCTGGGCCTCGGCGATGGCGCGGAATTCCTGCAGGTTGAGCGGTTGGTCTGGATCGCGCAGATCCAGCAGCTCGTGGCGGGCCTGGGCCCGCTGGGCGGCGGTGGGCTTGGCGGTGCCCACATCCATCTGGCGGTAGAGCTGGCGCGAATCCACGTTCAACACCGCCAGATCCAGGGCCCTTGCCAGGGCGATCGCCAGGTCGGTCTTGCCGCTGGCCGTGGGGCCGAGCAACACAATCACCAGCGGCTGGTTGGGGGCCATGGCCATACCTTGGCAGGGGGTGTCCAGCCGGGTTGGCGGTGGTAAATTGGGCCTCGTAATGGGCTTTTGAGCCCGTTTGCGTCTTACTTGCCCCGGGATTTCTCCGTCCTGTGCCGAATCCCTGGGGAGACCTTCCTGCATGAGCGACACCAGCAAAGTTCAGGCCGCCTATGGGGCCGAGCAGATCCAGGTTCTCGAGGGACTGGAGCCGGTGCGCAAGCGGCCGGGCATGTATATCGGCTCCACCGGTCCCAGGGGTCTGCATCACCTGGTTTACGAGGTGGTCGACAACGCCGTCGATGAGGCCCTGGCGGGCCACTGCGACCAGATCCTGCTGGTGCTCAACGACGACGGCTCCTGCTCCGTCACCGACAACGGCCGCGGCATCCCCACCGACATCCATCCCCGCACCGGCAAGAGCGCCCTGGAGACGGTGCTCACCGTGTTGCACGCCGGCGGCAAGTTCGGCTCCGGCGGTTACAAGGTGTCCGGCGGCCTGCACGGGGTGGGCGTGTCGGTGGTCAACGCCCTCTCCGAGTGGGTGGAGGTCACGGTCCACCGGCAAGACCAGGTGCACACCCAGCGCTTCGAGCGCGGCGCGCCGATCGGCATTCTTAAGTCTGCCCCCGGTGAGACGGGCCGCACCGGCACCTCGGTGTGCTTCAAGCCGGATCACCAGATTTTCTCCACCGGCATCGAATTCGACTACCAGACCCTCTCTTCTCGTCTGCGGGAGCTGGCCTACCTCAACGGCGGCGTGCGGATCGTTTTCCGCGACGACCGCGCCGCCGCCCTAAATGCCGCTGGCGAGCCCCATGAGGAGATCTACTTTTACGAAGGCGGCATCAAGGAATACGTCGCCTATATGAACGCTGGGAAGGATCCGCTCCATCCCGAAATCATCTATGTCAACCGCGAGAAGGAAGGCGTGCAGGTGGAAGCCGCCCTGCAGTGGTGTGTGGATGCCTACTCCGACAGCATCCTCGGGTTTGCCAACAACATCCGCACCGTCGACGGGGGCACCCACATCGAGGGCCTCAAAACGGTGCTTACCCGCACCCTCAACAGCTTCGCCAAAAAGCGCGGCAAGCGCAAAGACGCCGACAGCAACCTGGCCGGGGAAAATATCCGCGAGGGCCTGACCGCCGTGCTTTCGGTGAAGGTGCCCGATCCGGAATTCGAGGGGCAGACTAAAACCAAACTCGGCAATACCGAGGTGCGCGGCATCGTTGACACCCTGGTGGGGGAAGCCCTGGGCGAATACCTGGAATTCAACCCAGGGGTGATCGACCTGATCCTTGAAAAGGCTATTCAGGCCTTCAATGCTGCTGAGGCGGCCCGCCGGGCCCGGGAGCTGGTGCGCCGCAAGAGCGTGCTCGAGAGCTCCACCCTGCCCGGCAAGCTTGCCGATTGCAGTTCCCGCGATCCGGCTGAATCGGAGATCTACATCGTTGAGGGCGATTCCGCTGGCGGCTCTGCCAAGCAGGGCCGGGACCGGCGCTTCCAGGCGATCCTGCCCCTGCGGGGCAAAATTCTCAACATTGAGAAAACCGATGACGCCAAGATCTATAAGAACACCGAGATCCAGGCCCTGATAAC
Protein-coding regions in this window:
- the gyrB gene encoding DNA topoisomerase (ATP-hydrolyzing) subunit B, giving the protein MSDTSKVQAAYGAEQIQVLEGLEPVRKRPGMYIGSTGPRGLHHLVYEVVDNAVDEALAGHCDQILLVLNDDGSCSVTDNGRGIPTDIHPRTGKSALETVLTVLHAGGKFGSGGYKVSGGLHGVGVSVVNALSEWVEVTVHRQDQVHTQRFERGAPIGILKSAPGETGRTGTSVCFKPDHQIFSTGIEFDYQTLSSRLRELAYLNGGVRIVFRDDRAAALNAAGEPHEEIYFYEGGIKEYVAYMNAGKDPLHPEIIYVNREKEGVQVEAALQWCVDAYSDSILGFANNIRTVDGGTHIEGLKTVLTRTLNSFAKKRGKRKDADSNLAGENIREGLTAVLSVKVPDPEFEGQTKTKLGNTEVRGIVDTLVGEALGEYLEFNPGVIDLILEKAIQAFNAAEAARRARELVRRKSVLESSTLPGKLADCSSRDPAESEIYIVEGDSAGGSAKQGRDRRFQAILPLRGKILNIEKTDDAKIYKNTEIQALITGLGLGIKGEDFDEKNLRYHRIVIMTDADVDGAHIRTLILTFFFRYQRALVEGGYIYIACPPLYKVERGKNHSYCYNETDLKKTIESFGEKANYAIQRFKGLGEMMPKQLWETTMDPSTRMMKRVEIEDALEADRIFTILMGDKVAPRREFIEAHSATLDLAQLDI